The following are from one region of the Bacillus methanolicus MGA3 genome:
- a CDS encoding MFS transporter encodes MNQKKQIWKNRSFLFLITAQLASALGEGIVILALLALFGFEKDATPLEMAMVVLATSVPTVVFGPIAGLFADRLERKTLMMLSDIARAVIMFSIVFTTDTWQIYLLLVLKGTFEAIFTPAKNGKLREIVSVEHMDQAVGISTVIDYGCRIIGPAVGGVLVAVFGTMSAFYMNAGGFLLSALLLLGVPKRPEKYRGENKSDDIPLLMQMKEGFSFIKRSSFLMYGTFVFSISMFVITLADAQLITLFRLIPGGTTELFGVIMGATGLGTLAVAGWLSSRSGVPAIPAMSIGSIGIGIAFGLLAGFTQIQLGLIWIWCPLLALLGGGMAGAVIVPFQATAQKKTPENLTSRVFGVINSASTFATIVGPLSGGILATFFGIIPVFIVSGGLLLVVGLLLLSNRKMEMEESDVTESF; translated from the coding sequence ATGAATCAAAAAAAACAAATATGGAAAAACCGTTCTTTCCTTTTTTTAATTACAGCTCAATTAGCCTCAGCACTTGGTGAAGGTATTGTAATTTTAGCTTTACTTGCTTTATTTGGTTTTGAAAAAGATGCGACACCATTGGAAATGGCTATGGTCGTTTTGGCAACAAGTGTTCCTACTGTTGTATTTGGCCCGATAGCAGGTTTGTTTGCTGATCGACTTGAAAGAAAGACTTTAATGATGTTGTCGGATATCGCTCGTGCAGTGATTATGTTTTCTATCGTGTTTACTACTGACACGTGGCAAATTTATCTTCTGCTTGTACTAAAAGGAACCTTTGAAGCTATTTTTACTCCGGCCAAAAATGGAAAATTACGTGAGATAGTATCTGTTGAACATATGGATCAAGCAGTTGGAATTAGCACCGTTATTGATTATGGCTGCCGAATTATTGGTCCGGCTGTGGGAGGTGTACTTGTTGCAGTATTTGGAACTATGTCTGCATTTTATATGAATGCAGGAGGATTTTTACTTTCTGCATTGTTATTGTTAGGAGTTCCAAAGCGCCCAGAAAAATATCGCGGAGAAAATAAATCAGACGACATTCCTCTACTGATGCAGATGAAAGAAGGTTTTTCCTTTATCAAAAGATCCTCCTTTTTGATGTATGGAACTTTTGTATTTAGTATATCGATGTTTGTTATAACTTTAGCTGATGCACAGCTCATTACATTGTTTCGCCTGATTCCAGGTGGGACGACAGAGTTATTTGGTGTCATTATGGGAGCAACAGGACTGGGGACTCTTGCAGTAGCGGGATGGCTAAGCAGCCGAAGCGGTGTTCCTGCGATCCCGGCCATGTCCATTGGATCGATTGGCATTGGAATTGCATTTGGTTTATTGGCCGGCTTTACACAAATTCAATTGGGATTGATATGGATTTGGTGTCCGTTGCTTGCCTTGTTGGGTGGTGGAATGGCTGGTGCAGTGATTGTACCATTTCAAGCAACTGCCCAGAAGAAAACACCGGAGAATTTAACGAGTCGGGTATTTGGCGTGATCAATAGCGCAAGTACATTTGCAACCATTGTCGGTCCTTTGAGTGGAGGCATTTTAGCTACTTTCTTTGGAATAATCCCCGTTTTTATCGTTTCTGGCGGTTTACTGCTGGTTGTTGGTTTGTTATTGTTAAGCAATAGAAAAATGGAAATGGAGGAGTCAGATGTCACCGAAAGTTTCTGA
- the yajC gene encoding preprotein translocase subunit YajC, with product MQLISSLGPILLMFLIFYFLIIRPQQKRQKAIQQMQNDLKKGDKIVTIGGLHGIVDALDEDTIVIKCGDGSRLTYDRTAVREVTQPAGEGTAK from the coding sequence ATGCAATTAATCAGTTCTTTAGGTCCGATTTTGTTAATGTTTTTAATTTTTTACTTTTTAATAATCCGCCCGCAGCAGAAACGCCAAAAAGCGATTCAGCAAATGCAAAACGATTTGAAAAAAGGTGATAAAATTGTGACGATTGGCGGCCTTCATGGAATCGTCGATGCACTTGACGAAGATACGATCGTTATTAAATGCGGAGATGGAAGCCGTCTTACATATGACCGTACTGCAGTTCGCGAAGTAACCCAGCCGGCAGGCGAAGGAACAGCAAAATAA
- the tgt gene encoding tRNA guanosine(34) transglycosylase Tgt, giving the protein MTAIRFELIKTDKQTGARLGRVHTPHGSFDTPAFMPVGTLATVKTMAPEDLKEMGAGIILSNTYHLWLRPGHDIVEEAGGLHKFMNWDRAILTDSGGFQVFSLSEFRKIEEEGVYFRNHLNGDKLFLSPEKATEIQNSLGSDIMMVFDECPPFPATFEYMKKSVERTSRWAERCLKAHKRPNDQGLFGIVQGGEYEELRRLSARDLVSLDFPGYAIGGLSVGEPKDVMNRVLEFTTPLLPANKPRYLMGVGSPDSLIDGAIRGIDMFDCVLPTRIARNGTLMTSEGRLVVKNAKYARDFNPLDPNCDCYTCRNYTRAYIRHLIKSEETFGIRLTTYHNLYFLLKLMEQVRQAIREDRLGDFREEFFEKYGFNKPNAKNF; this is encoded by the coding sequence TTGACTGCGATTCGATTTGAATTGATCAAAACAGATAAACAAACGGGAGCTCGGTTAGGGCGCGTCCATACACCGCATGGCTCTTTTGATACTCCCGCATTTATGCCGGTAGGAACGCTGGCAACAGTTAAAACGATGGCGCCTGAAGACCTGAAAGAAATGGGAGCAGGCATTATTTTAAGCAACACGTATCATTTATGGCTTCGCCCTGGGCACGATATTGTGGAAGAAGCCGGCGGTTTGCATAAATTCATGAATTGGGATCGTGCTATTTTAACTGATTCCGGCGGGTTTCAGGTGTTTAGTTTAAGTGAGTTCCGAAAAATAGAAGAGGAAGGGGTATACTTCCGAAACCACCTAAATGGAGACAAATTGTTTTTATCACCTGAAAAAGCGACGGAAATTCAAAATTCCCTCGGTTCTGATATTATGATGGTATTTGATGAATGCCCTCCATTTCCGGCGACCTTTGAGTATATGAAAAAATCGGTGGAACGGACTTCTCGATGGGCGGAACGCTGCTTAAAAGCTCACAAACGTCCAAATGATCAAGGACTGTTCGGAATTGTTCAAGGAGGAGAATACGAGGAGTTAAGAAGGCTTAGTGCACGGGATTTAGTTTCGCTTGATTTTCCGGGTTATGCGATCGGTGGATTGTCGGTGGGAGAACCAAAGGATGTAATGAACCGTGTTCTCGAATTTACGACTCCGCTCTTGCCTGCGAATAAACCGAGATATTTGATGGGTGTCGGTTCGCCGGATTCGCTGATTGATGGAGCGATTCGTGGAATTGATATGTTTGACTGCGTACTGCCGACCCGAATCGCCCGAAATGGTACATTAATGACAAGTGAAGGCCGGCTTGTAGTGAAGAACGCTAAGTATGCCCGTGATTTTAACCCGTTGGATCCAAATTGTGACTGCTATACTTGTCGCAATTATACACGTGCGTATATTCGCCATTTGATCAAAAGTGAGGAGACATTTGGTATTCGCCTAACAACTTACCACAATTTATATTTTCTGCTAAAATTAATGGAGCAAGTCAGACAAGCGATCCGCGAAGATCGGCTTGGAGACTTTCGAGAAGAGTTTTTTGAAAAATACGGTTTCAATAAACCGAATGCTAAAAACTTTTAA
- the queA gene encoding tRNA preQ1(34) S-adenosylmethionine ribosyltransferase-isomerase QueA, which yields MKVELFDFNLPEELIAQTPLKNRTDSRLMVLDKETGDVKHDFFRNIKEYLKAGDCLVLNDTKVLPARLFGLKADTGAKVEVLLLKQQDGDRWETLVKPAKRVKEGTRIKFGDGVLSAVCVGTTEHGGRIFDFHYDGIFYEVLEKLGEMPLPPYIKEQLEDKDRYQTVYARERGSAAAPTAGLHFTEELLEELKEMGVHLAFITLHVGLGTFRPVSVEDVDKHEMHSEFYQMSEGTAALLNEVRKQGGRIITVGTTSTRTLETIAFAHNGQFVAESGWTNIFIYPGYDFKAIDGMITNFHLPKSTLIMLVSALAGRENVLRAYNIAVKEKYRFFSFGDAMLIL from the coding sequence ATGAAAGTAGAATTATTTGATTTTAACCTTCCTGAAGAGCTAATCGCTCAGACACCGTTAAAAAATCGTACGGACAGCAGATTAATGGTGTTAGATAAAGAGACAGGCGATGTCAAACATGATTTTTTCCGAAATATCAAGGAATATTTGAAGGCAGGAGACTGTCTTGTATTAAATGATACCAAAGTCCTTCCTGCGAGACTGTTCGGTTTAAAAGCAGATACAGGGGCTAAAGTGGAAGTTTTGTTATTGAAACAACAGGATGGAGATCGCTGGGAAACGCTCGTAAAACCAGCTAAGCGCGTAAAGGAAGGAACACGCATCAAATTCGGCGATGGCGTTCTTTCTGCTGTTTGTGTCGGAACGACAGAGCATGGAGGAAGGATATTTGATTTTCATTATGACGGGATTTTTTATGAAGTGCTCGAAAAACTCGGAGAAATGCCTCTTCCTCCTTATATAAAAGAACAGCTTGAGGATAAAGACCGTTACCAAACAGTTTATGCCCGGGAAAGAGGTTCAGCTGCTGCACCGACGGCAGGGCTCCATTTTACAGAAGAGCTTTTGGAAGAACTAAAGGAGATGGGGGTGCATCTTGCTTTTATTACACTCCATGTAGGCCTTGGAACCTTCCGGCCGGTAAGTGTTGAGGATGTCGATAAACACGAAATGCATTCTGAGTTCTATCAAATGTCTGAAGGAACAGCCGCGTTATTAAACGAAGTTCGAAAACAAGGCGGAAGAATTATCACAGTCGGAACAACCTCAACGAGAACGTTGGAAACGATTGCTTTTGCCCACAATGGCCAATTTGTGGCTGAAAGTGGCTGGACAAATATATTCATCTATCCCGGATATGATTTTAAAGCGATTGATGGTATGATCACAAATTTTCACTTGCCTAAATCAACACTGATCATGCTTGTTTCTGCTCTTGCTGGCAGGGAGAATGTTCTTCGTGCCTATAACATTGCAGTTAAGGAAAAATACCGTTTTTTTAGCTTTGGAGACGCAATGTTAATACTTTAA
- a CDS encoding DUF2905 domain-containing protein, whose product MTGLSKMLMLIGGIIFIGGFLMQFISIGKLPGDIIIKKGNTTFYFPIATSILLSVLLSAIFYFIGRFR is encoded by the coding sequence GTGACAGGTTTGTCTAAAATGCTTATGCTCATTGGTGGTATTATTTTTATAGGCGGATTTTTGATGCAATTTATATCAATTGGAAAACTACCGGGAGATATTATTATTAAAAAAGGAAATACAACGTTTTACTTCCCAATTGCAACGTCAATCTTATTAAGTGTATTACTTTCTGCCATTTTTTACTTTATCGGACGTTTTCGGTAA
- the ruvB gene encoding Holliday junction branch migration DNA helicase RuvB — protein MEERIISSKADVQDMSFELSLRPQTLKQYIGQDKVKANLEVFIEAAKLRQETLDHVLLYGPPGLGKTTLAAIIANEMGVNFRTTAGPAIERPGDLAAILTALQPGDVLFIDEIHRLPRSIEEVLYPAMEDFCLDIVIGKGPSARSVRLDLPPFTLVGATTRAGSLSAPLRDRFGVLSRLEYYTEEQLKDIVMRTSELLETKIDHEAAREIAKRSRGTPRIANRLLRRVRDFAQVIGNGSINAELAEKALELMQVDRLGLDHIDHKLLKGIIEKFRGGPVGLETIAATIGEEPHTIEDVYEPYLLQIGFLQRTPRGRMVTELVYRHFKMEVPRSDRFV, from the coding sequence ATGGAAGAAAGGATTATTTCTAGTAAAGCCGATGTTCAAGATATGTCTTTTGAACTCAGTCTACGTCCGCAAACGTTAAAACAGTATATTGGCCAAGATAAAGTAAAAGCAAACTTGGAAGTTTTTATTGAAGCAGCCAAGCTCCGCCAGGAAACATTGGATCATGTCCTTCTCTATGGTCCGCCCGGACTTGGAAAAACAACATTGGCAGCCATTATTGCCAATGAAATGGGAGTCAATTTTCGGACAACGGCAGGCCCTGCGATCGAAAGACCCGGCGATTTGGCAGCCATTTTAACTGCGCTTCAGCCAGGCGATGTTCTTTTTATTGATGAAATTCACAGGCTGCCGAGATCGATCGAAGAAGTATTATATCCGGCAATGGAGGATTTTTGCCTTGATATTGTCATTGGAAAGGGACCAAGCGCCCGCTCCGTCCGCCTTGATCTTCCACCGTTTACGCTGGTTGGTGCTACTACGAGAGCTGGTTCTTTGTCAGCGCCCTTAAGAGATCGATTTGGGGTTCTCAGCAGATTGGAATACTATACAGAAGAGCAATTAAAAGATATTGTTATGCGAACCTCAGAGTTGCTAGAAACCAAAATTGATCACGAAGCTGCGAGAGAGATCGCCAAAAGATCAAGAGGAACACCAAGAATTGCAAACAGACTTCTAAGACGTGTAAGGGATTTTGCCCAAGTAATAGGAAACGGCTCCATCAATGCGGAGCTTGCCGAGAAAGCATTAGAATTAATGCAGGTAGATCGTCTTGGCCTTGACCACATCGACCATAAATTATTAAAAGGGATTATCGAAAAATTCAGGGGTGGCCCGGTCGGCCTTGAAACGATTGCAGCAACAATTGGTGAAGAACCGCATACAATTGAGGATGTTTACGAACCTTATTTATTGCAGATTGGTTTTCTTCAAAGAACGCCAAGGGGAAGAATGGTTACAGAATTAGTTTATCGCCATTTTAAAATGGAGGTGCCAAGAAGTGACAGGTTTGTCTAA
- the ruvA gene encoding Holliday junction branch migration protein RuvA, giving the protein MFEFIKGTVEFVGPEYIVIENNGIGYQIATPNPFLYSKESGKEVCVFTYYYVRQDIIALYGFRSREEKTLFTKLLNVSGIGPKGALAILASGEPEQVVQAIENENEAFLVKFPGVGKKTARQMILDLKGKLHDLVPDSIPNLFTPDDKQRSLGYSAEFEEAVLALKALGYSEKEIKKISPELKKEKLSTEQYIKKALQKLLK; this is encoded by the coding sequence TTGTTTGAATTTATTAAAGGAACGGTTGAATTCGTCGGACCTGAGTATATTGTTATCGAAAATAACGGCATCGGGTATCAAATAGCTACTCCGAATCCATTTTTATATTCAAAAGAAAGCGGAAAAGAGGTTTGCGTCTTTACCTATTATTATGTAAGACAAGATATAATAGCTTTATACGGTTTTCGATCAAGGGAAGAAAAAACACTTTTTACGAAACTTCTAAATGTTTCCGGAATAGGTCCGAAGGGAGCCCTTGCGATTCTTGCTTCTGGTGAGCCGGAACAGGTTGTTCAGGCAATTGAAAATGAAAATGAAGCTTTTCTTGTAAAATTCCCTGGAGTTGGTAAAAAAACAGCAAGACAAATGATACTAGATTTAAAGGGGAAACTGCATGATCTTGTGCCTGATTCCATTCCAAATTTGTTTACTCCTGATGATAAACAGCGGTCACTAGGCTATTCGGCAGAATTTGAGGAAGCTGTACTCGCTTTAAAAGCACTTGGGTATTCGGAAAAAGAAATTAAAAAAATTTCTCCAGAATTAAAAAAGGAAAAGCTTTCAACAGAACAATACATAAAAAAAGCTTTGCAAAAGCTCTTAAAATAA
- a CDS encoding intercompartmental signaling factor BofC, giving the protein MRTKWTMIVFTLIVVFTSELYIPQFGGHVDGLASAQETEKTENEFYNSYPVKVTVILERKYLDGEISEEKVNETIWSMQDFLAKYNQWHLLDMSENKVVFRQQIDDISPLLKSNGYFGITDDGILTIYNGKPGHSKIIQSFFQIDLGKLESTKWEQLKQGIPIKTKDRYEEVLESFKNYSKEGNQS; this is encoded by the coding sequence ATGAGAACCAAATGGACGATGATCGTGTTCACTTTAATAGTTGTATTCACTTCTGAACTTTATATCCCGCAATTTGGAGGGCATGTGGACGGATTAGCATCTGCTCAAGAAACAGAAAAAACGGAAAATGAATTTTACAACTCTTACCCTGTCAAAGTTACGGTCATTTTAGAAAGAAAATATTTAGATGGGGAAATAAGCGAAGAAAAAGTAAACGAAACGATTTGGTCGATGCAAGATTTTTTGGCAAAATATAATCAATGGCATCTGCTGGATATGTCGGAAAATAAAGTAGTTTTCCGGCAACAGATTGACGATATTTCGCCTTTGCTAAAGTCAAATGGGTATTTTGGAATTACAGATGATGGAATTTTAACAATCTATAATGGTAAACCCGGGCATTCAAAAATTATTCAATCATTTTTTCAAATTGATTTAGGGAAATTAGAGAGCACAAAATGGGAGCAGCTTAAACAGGGGATTCCCATTAAAACAAAAGACAGGTATGAAGAAGTACTTGAATCATTTAAAAATTATTCAAAAGAAGGAAATCAATCATAA
- the ltrA gene encoding group II intron reverse transcriptase/maturase — MLMELILSRENLLTALKRVEQNKGSHGVDGMPAKDLRRHLYENWDSIRQSLREGTYKPLPVRRVEIPKPNGGVRLLGIPTVTDRFIQQAIAQVLTRIFDPTFSEHSYGFRPSRRGHDAVRKAKGYIKEGYRWVVDIDLEKFFDKVNHDKLMGILAKTIEDRILLKLIRRYLQSGVMINGVVMETDMGTPQGGPLSPLLSNIMLHELDKELEKRGHKFVRYADDCNIYVKTKKAGIRVMNSITNFIEKELKLKVNKEKSAVDRPWKRKFLGFSFTPNKTPKIRMAKESVKRFKNKIREITSRSKPYRMEERIEKLNMYLMGWCGYFALADTPSKFKEFDEWIRRRLRMCLWKEWKTPKTRIRKLRALGVPSHKAIEWGNTRKKYWRIACSPILHKTLDNSYWSQQGLRSLFERYHFLRHT; from the coding sequence ATGTTGATGGAACTGATTTTGTCACGGGAAAATCTCCTAACGGCATTAAAACGAGTTGAACAGAATAAAGGAAGTCACGGAGTAGATGGCATGCCCGCAAAAGACCTACGGAGACACCTCTATGAAAACTGGGACTCCATTCGACAGTCGTTAAGAGAGGGAACCTACAAACCCTTACCCGTTCGTCGAGTCGAAATCCCGAAACCGAACGGCGGAGTAAGACTTCTAGGTATCCCCACCGTGACTGATCGTTTCATTCAACAAGCGATCGCCCAAGTGTTAACGAGAATCTTCGATCCGACCTTCTCTGAACATAGCTACGGCTTTCGCCCAAGCCGCAGAGGACATGACGCGGTCAGGAAAGCAAAGGGCTATATCAAAGAAGGATATCGCTGGGTGGTCGATATAGACTTAGAGAAATTCTTTGACAAGGTGAACCACGACAAACTGATGGGGATCTTGGCGAAAACGATCGAAGATCGGATTTTACTTAAGTTAATCCGCCGGTATCTTCAATCAGGCGTGATGATAAATGGAGTGGTAATGGAAACAGACATGGGAACGCCACAAGGTGGACCGCTTAGTCCACTATTATCAAACATCATGCTTCACGAGTTGGACAAGGAACTTGAGAAACGTGGACATAAATTTGTACGGTACGCGGATGACTGTAATATCTACGTGAAAACAAAGAAAGCAGGAATTCGTGTCATGAACTCCATTACTAACTTTATCGAGAAGGAATTAAAGCTCAAGGTAAATAAAGAGAAATCGGCGGTAGACCGTCCTTGGAAACGGAAGTTTCTCGGTTTTAGCTTTACACCAAACAAAACACCCAAGATACGGATGGCGAAAGAAAGTGTGAAACGATTCAAGAACAAGATCCGTGAAATCACATCCAGATCCAAACCGTATCGAATGGAGGAAAGAATTGAGAAACTGAACATGTACCTAATGGGATGGTGTGGATATTTTGCCTTGGCAGATACACCAAGCAAGTTCAAAGAATTTGATGAATGGATAAGACGAAGACTTCGAATGTGTTTATGGAAAGAGTGGAAAACGCCGAAAACAAGAATTCGGAAACTTAGAGCATTAGGTGTTCCAAGTCATAAAGCAATCGAGTGGGGCAATACACGCAAGAAATACTGGCGGATTGCCTGCAGTCCCATTCTACACAAAACCCTCGATAACTCCTACTGGAGTCAACAAGGGTTAAGAAGTCTATTCGAGAGATATCATTTTCTACGTCATACTTAA
- a CDS encoding YebC/PmpR family DNA-binding transcriptional regulator, protein MAGHSKWKNIQRRKNAQDAKRGKIFMKFAKDIYVAAKNGGGDPATNPSLRLVIEKAKAVNMPNENIQRAINKATGVGSSAKYEEIVYEGYGPGGVAVMVQCLTDNKNRTASNIRLAFSKNGGNLGESGSVSYMFDRKGYLVIDREELEIDEDEMLLQAIEAGAEEMETSDEAFEIYTDPDQFMEVKENLEKAGFTFEEAEITMIPQTYTQLNEEMAAKMEKLLDMLENDEDVQDIYHNYEEA, encoded by the coding sequence ATGGCAGGACATTCTAAGTGGAAAAACATTCAACGTCGGAAAAATGCGCAAGATGCAAAGCGCGGGAAAATTTTTATGAAGTTTGCAAAAGATATTTATGTTGCAGCTAAAAATGGCGGAGGCGATCCTGCTACAAATCCGAGTTTGCGTTTAGTTATTGAAAAAGCGAAGGCAGTTAATATGCCGAATGAAAATATACAGCGTGCCATCAACAAAGCAACTGGAGTCGGAAGCTCGGCAAAATATGAAGAAATTGTTTATGAAGGTTACGGCCCAGGCGGAGTGGCTGTCATGGTTCAATGTTTGACGGATAATAAGAACAGAACAGCTTCTAATATTAGGCTTGCTTTTTCGAAAAATGGCGGAAATCTTGGTGAAAGCGGCAGCGTTTCATACATGTTTGACCGAAAAGGGTATTTGGTTATTGACCGGGAAGAGTTAGAAATCGATGAAGATGAGATGCTCCTGCAAGCAATCGAAGCCGGGGCTGAAGAAATGGAAACAAGTGATGAAGCTTTCGAAATTTACACTGATCCTGATCAATTCATGGAAGTAAAAGAAAATTTAGAAAAAGCAGGCTTTACGTTCGAGGAAGCTGAAATCACGATGATTCCTCAAACCTATACACAGTTAAATGAAGAAATGGCAGCGAAAATGGAAAAATTGCTCGATATGCTTGAAAATGATGAAGATGTACAGGACATTTATCATAATTATGAAGAAGCTTAA
- a CDS encoding YhcN/YlaJ family sporulation lipoprotein, whose amino-acid sequence MNKKIFIVSFAALLTTGLTGCGNNDKAALQDRYTNQVQPMGYYSNENHERGNGNVKILNDNDGPITEMMDHTFGAEGRNARREQIRMLQVKDENGNPPNPSAPLANYDRNFFERDNRFSRSDANYHGHLDDNTRQPSSSYYTAYEGKLAEKIGDVTASVRNVEDVRSVVYGSDVLIAVDLTDYSKEEETKRKIRQAVQPYLKGRSCTVVTDEGTFSRIRNIDNDLRDGGPREHIDIDIKNMFRSMKNRFQNGNND is encoded by the coding sequence TTGAACAAAAAAATTTTCATCGTTTCCTTTGCCGCTCTTTTAACAACAGGGCTTACCGGCTGCGGAAACAATGATAAAGCTGCCTTACAAGACCGGTATACAAACCAAGTACAGCCAATGGGGTATTACTCAAATGAAAATCATGAACGTGGAAATGGAAATGTCAAAATTCTAAACGATAATGATGGACCGATTACGGAGATGATGGATCATACCTTTGGTGCTGAGGGACGGAATGCCCGCAGGGAACAAATTAGAATGCTCCAAGTTAAAGACGAGAATGGAAATCCGCCAAATCCATCTGCTCCGCTGGCAAATTACGACCGAAATTTTTTCGAGCGCGACAATCGATTCAGCAGGAGCGACGCTAATTATCATGGACATTTAGATGATAACACTCGTCAACCGAGCAGCTCATACTATACAGCTTATGAAGGGAAACTTGCCGAAAAAATCGGGGATGTTACGGCATCTGTTCGTAATGTGGAAGATGTCCGTTCCGTTGTCTATGGCAGTGATGTTTTAATTGCAGTCGATTTAACTGATTACAGCAAAGAAGAAGAAACAAAGCGAAAGATTCGTCAGGCTGTTCAGCCTTATCTAAAGGGAAGATCTTGTACTGTAGTAACTGATGAAGGAACTTTCAGCCGAATTCGCAACATTGACAATGATCTTCGTGACGGCGGCCCACGTGAACATATCGACATTGATATTAAAAACATGTTCCGGTCGATGAAGAATCGCTTTCAAAATGGTAATAACGATTGA
- a CDS encoding phosphotransferase, with protein sequence MKGKAGGDDVFKNRLLTYLKKQIPFKIKEFIPIRKHVYYVKTDEIQFILKGYSKLKRLKLQEAFTDSLKKEGFLNTYSFYSFTKENTLYFEQKYYGCLEFIEPHSEVFSFRNHKNRSEGLTLLCDYHLVTSSLIKRYESILPSFHLLEKWKERTALFSENLSVVKYFVADNIIHELLDWANFSLYHLEKEYDFFHSSPNVILHGDVAHHNFIRTKNNKLYLIDFDLISKGPKSTDILQYANRILPFLNWSVQELMVYPEIKEFVKEKAFLYALMFPTDIFREWNRLVREKCIDNHIKVRQVYNMTIDQFHLRQRFMNEVKKMVK encoded by the coding sequence ATGAAGGGTAAGGCCGGAGGAGACGATGTTTTCAAAAATCGTCTCCTCACCTATTTGAAAAAACAAATTCCATTTAAGATTAAAGAGTTTATTCCTATCCGAAAGCATGTTTATTATGTAAAAACTGATGAAATACAATTCATTTTAAAAGGCTATTCTAAACTTAAGCGCTTAAAACTTCAAGAAGCTTTTACTGATTCACTAAAAAAGGAGGGGTTCTTAAATACCTATTCTTTTTATTCATTTACAAAAGAAAATACATTATATTTTGAGCAAAAATATTACGGATGCTTAGAATTCATCGAACCTCATTCAGAAGTTTTTTCTTTTCGCAATCATAAAAACAGGAGTGAAGGTCTAACTCTGCTTTGTGACTACCACCTAGTAACATCGTCGCTCATAAAACGCTACGAATCGATTCTGCCTTCTTTTCACCTTCTGGAGAAATGGAAAGAAAGAACGGCTTTATTTTCGGAGAATCTTTCAGTTGTAAAATATTTTGTTGCTGACAACATTATACATGAATTATTGGATTGGGCTAATTTTTCTTTATATCATCTGGAAAAGGAATATGATTTTTTTCACTCATCCCCTAATGTAATTCTTCACGGTGATGTTGCCCATCATAATTTTATCCGAACAAAAAATAATAAATTGTATTTAATTGATTTTGATTTAATCAGCAAAGGCCCTAAAAGCACAGATATTCTGCAATATGCAAACAGAATTTTACCCTTTTTAAACTGGTCAGTACAGGAATTAATGGTTTATCCAGAAATAAAAGAATTTGTAAAGGAAAAAGCGTTTCTTTATGCATTAATGTTTCCGACAGATATTTTTCGTGAATGGAATCGATTAGTAAGAGAAAAGTGTATAGACAACCATATTAAAGTTAGACAGGTCTATAATATGACAATTGATCAATTCCATTTGCGGCAGCGTTTTATGAATGAAGTAAAAAAGATGGTAAAATGA